The following proteins are co-located in the Pirellulales bacterium genome:
- a CDS encoding cytochrome C → MKCLHSVIGLILANSLISATIAGEFPTPSNTEKSIEQPLGPMDVVKSAKLPPGFRLSVYAAEPDVQNPIAMTTDERGRLWVAENYTWAGAENHHFDDKLRDRVVIFQDTDGDGRHDQRTVFWDQARKLTSVEVGFGGVWLLCPPQLLFLPDHNRDDIPDCPPVVVLDGFDDKEVGHTIANGLKWGPDGWLYGRHGILATSNIGKPGVGDSQRVKINAGVWRYHPTRGIVEAVMHGMTNPWGFDFDEHGEMFVINTVIGHLWHVIPGARTQRMFGVDFNPHAYQLIPQTADHVHWDTGEAWNDIHKGVTDKTSAAGGGHAHIGLLIYQGDNWPAEYHGRVFTLNLHGRRINSDLLERRGAGYTAKHGPDMCFIADPWFRGMELIAGPDGSVFIADWSDTGECHDHDGVHRTSGRIYRLTYGAPRAIEPFDLAKLDDQALVQWQLSANDWQTRQARRLLQERATLNEATRSAIRQPLLDVFSNQSDAVYKLRAMWALHVSGGANEAWL, encoded by the coding sequence ATGAAGTGTCTTCATAGCGTCATTGGTCTCATTCTGGCGAATTCGTTGATTTCGGCGACAATTGCCGGAGAGTTTCCGACGCCCTCGAACACCGAGAAATCGATCGAGCAGCCGCTCGGCCCCATGGACGTGGTAAAATCGGCCAAGCTGCCGCCCGGTTTCCGCTTGTCGGTCTATGCCGCCGAGCCAGACGTTCAAAACCCGATCGCGATGACAACCGACGAGCGGGGCCGATTGTGGGTAGCCGAAAACTACACCTGGGCTGGCGCTGAAAATCATCATTTCGACGACAAACTGCGCGATCGCGTGGTGATCTTCCAAGACACCGACGGCGACGGCCGCCACGACCAGCGAACGGTGTTCTGGGATCAAGCCCGCAAGCTGACCAGCGTCGAAGTCGGCTTCGGCGGCGTATGGCTGCTCTGCCCGCCGCAGCTGTTATTTTTGCCCGACCACAACCGCGACGATATCCCCGACTGCCCGCCAGTAGTCGTCCTGGATGGGTTCGACGATAAAGAGGTCGGCCACACGATTGCCAATGGACTCAAATGGGGCCCCGATGGCTGGCTGTACGGACGGCACGGCATCTTGGCGACCTCCAATATCGGCAAGCCGGGGGTCGGCGATTCGCAGCGAGTGAAGATCAACGCCGGGGTCTGGCGCTACCACCCGACACGCGGCATTGTTGAAGCCGTGATGCATGGCATGACCAATCCCTGGGGATTCGACTTCGACGAACATGGCGAAATGTTCGTGATCAATACGGTGATCGGTCATTTGTGGCACGTGATTCCCGGCGCGCGCACGCAACGGATGTTCGGCGTCGATTTCAATCCGCACGCCTACCAACTCATCCCACAGACGGCCGACCACGTCCATTGGGACACCGGCGAAGCCTGGAACGACATCCACAAAGGAGTCACCGACAAGACCAGTGCCGCCGGCGGCGGCCACGCACACATCGGCTTGTTGATCTACCAGGGCGACAACTGGCCTGCCGAATACCATGGCCGGGTCTTCACTTTGAACTTGCACGGCCGACGAATCAACTCCGACCTCCTTGAACGTCGCGGCGCAGGCTACACCGCCAAACACGGACCAGATATGTGCTTCATCGCCGATCCGTGGTTCCGGGGGATGGAGCTCATCGCCGGCCCCGATGGCAGCGTGTTCATCGCCGACTGGTCCGACACCGGCGAATGCCACGATCACGACGGCGTACATCGCACTTCGGGACGGATTTACCGGTTAACCTACGGTGCTCCGCGAGCGATTGAACCCTTCGATCTGGCCAAGCTCGACGACCAGGCCCTCGTGCAATGGCAACTGTCCGCCAACGACTGGCAGACGCGCCAAGCCCGCCGACTATTGCAAGAACGGGCTACGCTGAATGAGGCCACGAGAAGTGCTATCCGTCAGCCGCTGCTGGATGTCTTTAGTAATCAATCCGACGCAGTGTACAAACTCCGCGCCATGTGGGCCTTGCACGTCTCCGGCGGCGCCAACGAAGCGTGGCTG